A part of Aquaspirillum sp. LM1 genomic DNA contains:
- a CDS encoding helix-turn-helix transcriptional regulator has translation MNGRLILNSKLLKKLRQALYLSQEEMADMCAQQHLQISLSSIKRAETGFPVRYRIARELAQFFQVSVNTLQADNLPAVPAQIQAATDPYRSAILPEGAGTD, from the coding sequence ATGAACGGACGATTGATATTGAATAGCAAGTTGCTAAAAAAGTTAAGACAGGCATTGTATTTAAGTCAGGAAGAAATGGCTGACATGTGTGCCCAGCAACACTTACAAATATCTTTATCATCGATAAAGAGAGCTGAAACAGGCTTTCCTGTGCGCTACCGGATAGCCAGAGAGCTTGCTCAGTTTTTTCAAGTTAGCGTGAATACCCTGCAAGCCGACAATCTGCCCGCTGTGCCGGCACAGATCCAGGCAGCGACTGACCCTTACCGCAGTGCTATCTTGCCAGAAGGCGCTGGAACTGATTGA